The window GTGAACCCGCCGCGGAGCAGCCGACTCAGCGGCATAGCGAAACCAGGGCTTACTGTCGTCGAGCTTATTATGAATTGCTTCGTCGTCGATGCCTCGGGCCAGCGATGGTCCCACGTAAGCACGCAGCCCCGACAGACCGTAATCACCCGGGGCATATCCTTGCGAGAAATCACCGTCCTGGACGCCGGCCTGGCAGGTCATGCAGAGCGGTCGGTTATCGAGAAATGATTTGATTGGCCCCGCCACGCAGGTAACCCACAGTCCACCCGCTTCGCGCAGTGCGTTATCTCGATCTTCTCCCATGCCAACGACACACGCATCCAGAACTTCGTCATCATACTCGTGCAGCGTGGCATAGACATGACAATGAGCCATCTCTCGCCGCCCATCTTCCCCCTCGTAGATTACTACTGAAAGTGAAATGCGTCCGTCAAACAGTTTGAGACTGCCATCAAACAACTGCGTCCAGCCGCCCAGTTCGCCACCGTGGGTGACAATGCCTTCTTCAATGTGCTCGAGCAGTTGATGTTCTTCAGTCACGGTGGCGAAACTCCAGAAAAGCTGACATCGCTAGCAGATAAGACCTGCATGGTGGGAAGTCGTTCAAGCGAAAAGTTGAATAATCCGCAAATCTTATCATGCCCCCAAGGGCAATGCACGGTTGCAGCTCCTATCTCTTCGCCATCAATGGTTTGGTTGGCCGATGAAGGAAACATACCGTGCTCTCTCCCCAACGAACAAGCTCTAAGAGAACTGCCCTGTGAATCGGATTCGTTGCCTGGCTTTTGCGGCCCTTGCTCCTTTCGCCATGATAAATCTGGCTTTGGCACATCCCGATGACCCCATTGCTACCGATTCGCTCTATGACCCAGCCGAGCCGTTCGCTACGTGCTGGGAGTGCGAAGGCCATGGACACGGTCACGACCTGAAAGAAGATCGCCCCGACACGCACGCACCGGCTAGTTTGATGGGAGACCATGTCCACCACCAGGGCGAATACATGGTGGAGTACAAGTACCGCAAGATGTACATGGACGGCAACCGTTTCGGCTCGCGGCGGGTGACCGACACCGAAGCGCTGACCGTGACCGGCATCAACTTCATGGCCACGCCCACTCAGATGGATATGGATATGCACATGATCCATTTCATGTACGGGGCCACCGACGATATCACGCTGTACATCATGCCCATGTGGATGGAACTGACGATGGACCATCTACGCGCCAACAACACGACCTTTTCCACCTACAACTCTGGCTTCGGCGACCTCCACTTTGGTGCGTTGATGCTTCTGCATGATACGGACAGCACCGATTTGATTTTCAACTTCGGTATGAGTGCCCCAACCGGTAACATCCATGGCACCACCACCAACGTGAGCCCCGCAGGCATGGAAACACAGATGCCTTACCCAATGCAACTGGGCAGCGGGACGTTCAACTTCCGTCCCGGCATTACTTATAAGAAGTATTGGGCGATGGCGAGCATGGGTGCCCAACTTCAGACGAACTTACCCGTCGGCGAAAACTACCGTGATTACACCGTAGGTAACGAATACCAATTAAATTGGTGGTTCGCCAAGCGGGTAACCAAACCTTTCGCATTGACCTTTCGCACCGAAGCACTGTGGCGAGAAAACTACCGTGGAGCCGGCGACCCGCAGTTAAACCCCAACATGATCAGCACGGCCCGCACCGATATGCGAGGCGGCTTTTGGTGCAATCTCGGCTTCGGCGGCATCTATCAATTTTGCGACGGTAGCCGTCTGAATGTTGAAATGGTTCTGCCAGTCGCCCAAGACCTGAATGGGGTGCAGTTGGAAACCGACTACAGCATGGCAGCGAGTTTCTCGAAGGCCTGGTAAATCACACATACGCTGCTGCAAACTTCAATCCTGGGCACAATGCAGCGGCGTTCCCGAAACATTTCTCGCCGGAAGTATTTGAAGGTCGAACAAGCCTTTTTGGCAGCTTGCTCCCTTTCAAGGTTTTCGGACGGCAACATAAGAGCGGTTGATCAAAGGCCTCTTCGAAACAAACATGCCCACGCGAACGTGGGCATGTCATGAACTTGCTCGTAAGAAACGTAGTCGTTAGAACGACAGCCCTTCTCCGGAAGCATTGTTCGAGGAATCTCCTTCATCGCTCGACTTGGCGTCTTTCGGCGGGTCCATGCGAATTAACAAGTAATGCTTGGTGCTGGTGGTACCAAAATGAACCAGGACCGGCACTTCGTTCTTGGTGAGGTTATAGATTCCTGTTTCAAATACCGTCGAGGAATTGTCCCCTACGGTGAACGCACAACGCTGCGTCTTCTTGTCCACTTTCCCTTGAACAAGGTACGACTTGTCTGTGGACGTGTTGTAGTAGGAACCGCTAATGATCCCGTTGTGGTCGACGGCCAATTGAATAACCCGTGTCGGTTTAGGATCCTCTTCACTGGTAGAAATACCGAAGGTCCCTAGCGGCAAAAACTTGTCGTCTTGGCTGTTGCCGTTCTGACTATTATCCTGCTGGCTGCTGCTCTGTTGGCTATCGTCCTGGGTGCTGTTTGACTGCGTGTCGGCAGACTGAACGGTTGCCAAATCCATCGCCGACTGGGCGTATTCTTCTTGTGTGCCGACATCCTGTCCGTTGACGTACACAGAGTTATCCTGATACACGACGTTGCCGCCGGTGCCGTAGTCGTAATAAACCGGAGCCCCCCAGCCATAGTAAGGGAACCAGGCCGTCATGCGGCCCCAGGTCGCACCACGCCACCAGTACCAGCTATTGTGATTGTGCCAATCGTGTTGGTAGTACCAAGGCCTGAGGTTCGGGTGATCGTGGCTCCACCAGTCACTGCCAGGACGATTCCAATTGAAATGGTTGTCGATGTTCTGCGTGATCTCGGGATGATTGACGTTCCACCAATTGCCGTCGATATGGTTGTTGTGGATGTTCTGGACGTTGTTGCCGATGTTGTCGTGATCCTTACTCCAGAAATCACTGCCAGGGCGATTACCGTTGTTCTTGAAATCTTGAACCTTGTTATCGAGGTTCGGATGATCTTTGCTCCAGAAGTCACTGCTGGGGCGATTGGTGTTATTTTTGAAGTCTTGGGCCTTATTATCGAGATTCGGGTGGTCTTTGCTCAAAAAATCACTACCAGGCTTGGGCCCGTTACCGCCAAGCCACTTGTCGATATTGTTACTGGCGTTGGGATGATCCTTGCTCCACGTGTCGCCACCGCTCAGCCCAGAGCCTTTTGCCTTGTCGGCCCATTGTTCGAGCTTGGTGGCACGGTCGGGATTGTTATCCAACCAACTGCTGAGCTTGTTGGCACCGGGGCTGCCTGGTCCGACGATATTGCTCAGCTGACCATGAATCTTGCTGGTTGCATCGGCAGGGAAACTCGTACGAATCCCACCGTCTGCTTTGGGTCCACCCGGCAAACTAAGGAAGCTTTGCAATTGCCCCGTCGAAGGTCGACCGCCGTTGGGCAGATGCGTGGTAAACGAAGGAAAACCAGCGTGGCTTTCTCCAATACCGGCCAGATTGTCACCGGCATGAAGTGACGTGGGATTCAGTGTTCCGGGAAAACGACCGGCAATCCCCGACGAAGGCAGATTCAAATTACTTTGCGGCAAATGGGTACTGGATGGCAGATGCGCGCCACCAAAGTCCCCTCCCTGAAAGCCGCCGGCTCCCAATCCGCCACCGCCGAAGTTACCGGAAAGCCCGGCACCGCCTGGTCCTCCAGGATGAAAACCACCACCGGCCATCACGCCGCCGCCGTGAAAGCCGCCACTCAAGCCTCCCATTCCACCACCGTGGAATCCGCCACCGCCATGAAAGCCGACCGCGTAAGCCGATACCGGTAAAAAGACTGCCGCCACGACCGTCCAACACCAGGTCCAAAGATTTCGCTGCATGGAAATGTTCCCTTATGTTTCTTGTGTGCGTAAAGTCCTAGTTGCCGTATCGGGTTAGCTTGTCGGGACCACTTCCCGCCAGAACTTTGCCGTCGACTTCCATGTTGACCAGGCTGAGCTTCAACTCGTTGTTCGAGACGCGCTCGATCACTTGGCTGTACGAAGCGCGACGTCCGTCGACCAGTTTCACCACCATCGGGCAGCGCCATGTCGCCGGACCTGTTTGCTCAAACGTTCCCTCGCCAAAGCTTCCGTCGCCGTCAAATTGCCAGCAACGGATCACGTTGTGTTCGTTATCCCAGCCAATGACTTGCATGCCAGACTGACTGAAGCCTTGCGGTGTGCTGATTTGATATTGGCGGGCCAGGAAGTTGCCACCATTGATCCAACTCACTTGATTCGAGACAGTCGACTTTTCGTCGCCATCAACCCATGTGCCCACCAACCAATCCAACTGCTGCAAAGCGCCCGATGGCATCGACGCGCTGACCGGTATATCAGTTTCTTCCACTTCGCTGATCAGCCACTGATCTCCATGCTTAGCCAGCAAAGCCGACAATCGTGAGAACGAAACCGACTTGTTGGTGTGCATTACTTGCGTCGAACACT is drawn from Bremerella alba and contains these coding sequences:
- a CDS encoding DUF2314 domain-containing protein, coding for MLPSENLEREQAAKKACSTFKYFRREMFRERRCIVPRIEVCSSVCVIYQAFEKLAAML
- a CDS encoding SgcJ/EcaC family oxidoreductase, which encodes MKFLSSSRRCHSAGKIGYGLVACSFVLLLCINLHAQTGEPASNPLEQKLQASFKTFETAFNAHDAKAIANLWQEDAVHRQSALAGSLKGRAAILAAYEALFQSDPQAKLAITVNSYREISPDVVSVKCSTQVMHTNKSVSFSRLSALLAKHGDQWLISEVEETDIPVSASMPSGALQQLDWLVGTWVDGDEKSTVSNQVSWINGGNFLARQYQISTPQGFSQSGMQVIGWDNEHNVIRCWQFDGDGSFGEGTFEQTGPATWRCPMVVKLVDGRRASYSQVIERVSNNELKLSLVNMEVDGKVLAGSGPDKLTRYGN
- a CDS encoding transporter; translation: MNRIRCLAFAALAPFAMINLALAHPDDPIATDSLYDPAEPFATCWECEGHGHGHDLKEDRPDTHAPASLMGDHVHHQGEYMVEYKYRKMYMDGNRFGSRRVTDTEALTVTGINFMATPTQMDMDMHMIHFMYGATDDITLYIMPMWMELTMDHLRANNTTFSTYNSGFGDLHFGALMLLHDTDSTDLIFNFGMSAPTGNIHGTTTNVSPAGMETQMPYPMQLGSGTFNFRPGITYKKYWAMASMGAQLQTNLPVGENYRDYTVGNEYQLNWWFAKRVTKPFALTFRTEALWRENYRGAGDPQLNPNMISTARTDMRGGFWCNLGFGGIYQFCDGSRLNVEMVLPVAQDLNGVQLETDYSMAASFSKAW